In Sinorhizobium numidicum, the following proteins share a genomic window:
- a CDS encoding TetR/AcrR family transcriptional regulator, with product MRVSRAQAEANREAVINAASRLFREHGFDGIGLKDLMKGAGLTQGGFYKQFESKDDLAAQASRRAMEHATRRWSAVAAASPDPLEAVIELYLSLGHREEKSAGCPLVALGADAARQSEEVRAPFQDGVQAHLQILDELMPEAESPNTYGKAMAMLSLMVGAVTISRILNDEEMSQRFLNAAADEARRIAASAGKA from the coding sequence ATGAGAGTTAGCCGCGCACAGGCGGAAGCAAATCGCGAAGCGGTCATCAACGCAGCGAGCCGGCTTTTTCGAGAGCACGGCTTTGATGGCATCGGGCTGAAGGATCTGATGAAGGGCGCCGGCCTGACCCAGGGTGGATTCTACAAGCAGTTCGAATCCAAGGACGATCTTGCGGCACAGGCGTCAAGGCGAGCGATGGAGCACGCGACCCGCAGATGGTCGGCTGTTGCTGCCGCAAGCCCTGATCCCCTTGAGGCCGTTATTGAGCTCTACCTTTCTCTGGGACATCGCGAAGAGAAGAGCGCCGGTTGTCCGTTGGTGGCGCTTGGCGCTGATGCGGCGCGTCAAAGCGAGGAGGTGAGAGCTCCATTCCAGGATGGCGTTCAAGCTCATCTTCAAATTCTCGACGAATTGATGCCGGAGGCCGAAAGCCCGAATACCTACGGCAAAGCCATGGCGATGCTGTCGCTCATGGTGGGTGCCGTGACGATCTCTCGTATCTTGAACGACGAAGAGATGTCGCAGCGGTTTCTCAACGCGGCTGCCGACGAAGCTCGGCGGATTGCGGCCTCCGCCGGGAAAGCATGA
- the fabF gene encoding beta-ketoacyl-ACP synthase II, protein MRRIVVTGMGAVSPLGANVATSWSRLLSGRSGIGRLPDDVVGDLPAKVGGTVPSFEEDPEAGFDPNTVFAPKDQRKVDRFILFALAAAEEALAQARWKPVSEADRARTATIIASGIGGFPAITEAVRTVDQRGVRRLSPFTVPSFLVNLAAGQISIRYGFKGPLGAPVTACAAGIQAIGDAARLIRANEADIAVCGGTEACMNIVSLGGFAAARSLSTGFNETPDRASRPFDMLRDGFVMGEGAGILVIEALSHALARGAKPLAELVGYGTTADAHHVTSGPEDGDGARRAMEIAIAQAGISPREIRHLNAHATSTPVGDLGEIAAIKRVFGAEFSVAVSGTKSATGHLLGAAGGLEAIFTILALRDQVAPPTLNLSAPDPAGDGIDFVANQARPVEMDYAISNGFGFGGVNASAVFRRSTDKPIGAGESRD, encoded by the coding sequence ATGCGCCGTATCGTTGTTACAGGCATGGGAGCAGTTAGCCCCCTCGGAGCCAATGTGGCGACGTCCTGGTCTCGACTCTTGTCTGGTCGTTCGGGCATCGGACGGCTTCCGGACGATGTGGTGGGGGACCTGCCGGCGAAGGTCGGTGGAACGGTTCCCTCCTTCGAAGAAGACCCCGAGGCGGGCTTCGATCCGAATACCGTCTTTGCTCCAAAGGATCAGCGCAAGGTCGATCGGTTCATTCTCTTCGCGCTGGCGGCGGCGGAAGAGGCGCTTGCTCAGGCGAGATGGAAGCCGGTCTCGGAAGCTGATCGGGCTCGCACCGCGACGATCATCGCTTCGGGCATCGGCGGGTTCCCCGCCATAACGGAAGCGGTGCGAACGGTTGATCAGCGTGGTGTCAGGCGTCTTTCACCGTTCACGGTGCCATCTTTCCTGGTGAACCTGGCAGCGGGTCAAATCTCCATCCGCTACGGCTTCAAGGGTCCACTCGGCGCGCCGGTGACGGCGTGTGCGGCCGGCATTCAGGCGATCGGCGATGCGGCTCGTCTTATCCGCGCGAATGAAGCCGACATCGCGGTGTGCGGCGGAACGGAAGCATGCATGAATATCGTCAGCCTCGGTGGTTTTGCCGCGGCACGCTCTCTTTCGACCGGCTTCAATGAAACACCTGATCGGGCCTCGCGCCCCTTCGACATGTTGCGCGATGGCTTCGTCATGGGCGAAGGCGCCGGCATCCTGGTTATCGAGGCCTTGAGCCATGCGCTCGCGCGTGGCGCGAAACCGCTCGCCGAGCTCGTCGGCTACGGCACGACGGCGGACGCTCACCACGTCACTTCCGGTCCCGAGGACGGCGACGGTGCGCGCCGGGCGATGGAGATCGCGATTGCCCAGGCCGGAATTTCACCGCGTGAGATTCGCCACCTCAATGCGCACGCGACCTCGACGCCAGTCGGCGACTTGGGAGAAATCGCGGCGATCAAGAGGGTCTTCGGCGCAGAGTTCAGCGTGGCTGTCAGCGGAACGAAGTCGGCGACCGGACACCTGCTCGGAGCTGCCGGCGGGCTTGAAGCCATCTTCACAATCCTGGCGCTCAGGGATCAGGTGGCACCGCCAACTCTCAATTTGAGCGCGCCTGATCCGGCCGGCGACGGAATAGACTTCGTTGCAAACCAGGCCCGGCCAGTGGAGATGGACTACGCGATCTCCAATGGCTTCGGCTTCGGAGGAGTCAACGCGAGCGCGGTGTTCCGGCGCTCAACGGACAAGCCGATCGGCGCCGGAGAGTCCCGTGACTGA
- a CDS encoding transglutaminase-like domain-containing protein, with product MLIRYGYEITLNCQQPTALVCLLSVHEHRAADIRVPETTFTAPDVPTSTYRDLFGNRCRRFVAPAGDLTIWGDATIEDDGKPDKVLPAARELTVPELPDDCLAYLMGSRYCETDRLSQSAWDMFGAIEPGWGRVQAICDFVHDHIRFDYMHARSTRTAYEVFHERVGVCRDFAHLAVTLCRCLNIPSRYINGHLGDIGVPVVDPMDFSAWIEVFLDGGWHTFDPRNNTPRVGRIVVARGRDAADVPLINSFGPHVLKSFRVWTYEVPTLR from the coding sequence ATGCTGATCCGCTACGGTTATGAGATCACGCTGAACTGCCAGCAACCGACCGCGTTGGTATGCCTGCTGTCGGTCCACGAGCATCGCGCGGCGGATATTCGGGTCCCTGAAACGACATTCACCGCGCCAGACGTGCCGACGTCGACCTATCGTGATCTCTTCGGCAACCGATGCCGGCGGTTTGTCGCACCGGCGGGCGACCTGACGATATGGGGCGATGCCACGATAGAGGACGACGGCAAGCCGGACAAAGTGCTGCCAGCCGCCCGGGAACTCACGGTGCCGGAGTTGCCGGACGATTGCCTCGCCTATCTCATGGGCAGCCGCTATTGCGAAACCGACCGTCTCAGCCAGAGCGCTTGGGACATGTTCGGCGCGATCGAACCCGGTTGGGGTCGCGTGCAAGCGATCTGCGATTTCGTCCATGACCATATTCGCTTCGACTACATGCACGCCCGGTCGACACGGACGGCCTACGAGGTCTTTCATGAGCGCGTCGGTGTCTGCCGCGACTTCGCGCATCTTGCCGTCACGCTCTGCCGCTGCCTCAACATTCCCTCACGCTATATCAACGGTCATCTCGGCGACATAGGCGTCCCGGTCGTCGATCCGATGGATTTCAGTGCCTGGATCGAGGTCTTCCTGGACGGTGGATGGCACACGTTCGATCCGCGCAACAATACGCCGCGAGTCGGCCGGATCGTGGTTGCGCGCGGCCGTGACGCGGCCGATGTCCCGCTCATCAACTCGTTCGGCCCGCACGTCCTGAAGTCGTTCCGAGTGTGGACTTATGAGGTGCCGACCTTGCGATAG